Proteins from one Mycolicibacter virginiensis genomic window:
- a CDS encoding Rv0518 family GDSL lipase — MSRVMTFAVVMVAGVVAVVAGTSYLSRNHESPRHYETVPLSASPNRIAVIGDSYTAGYEDTGRGAANWTERAWQNLAGRGVYVSADVAAEGGAGYGVRGNRGALFGDLTRRAVQPDDALVVFFGSRNDQDVEPGELGRLIADTLGLARRTAPGARMLVVGPPWPTADVPGNVWRIRDVLSTEARVVGAEFVDPLAERWFVGLPDLIGPDGVHPTDAGHAYMADKIAPLIAGQLPKRT, encoded by the coding sequence GTGAGTCGGGTGATGACGTTCGCCGTCGTGATGGTGGCCGGGGTCGTCGCGGTGGTCGCAGGAACCAGCTATTTGTCGCGCAATCACGAGTCGCCGCGCCACTACGAGACGGTGCCGCTGAGTGCCTCCCCGAATCGGATTGCGGTGATCGGTGACTCCTACACCGCCGGCTACGAGGACACCGGCCGCGGCGCGGCGAACTGGACCGAGCGAGCATGGCAGAACCTGGCCGGCCGCGGGGTGTACGTCAGCGCCGATGTGGCGGCTGAGGGCGGCGCGGGGTACGGGGTGCGCGGCAACCGCGGCGCCCTGTTCGGCGACCTGACCCGCCGCGCGGTGCAACCCGACGATGCACTGGTGGTGTTCTTCGGCTCGCGTAACGACCAAGACGTCGAACCGGGCGAGTTGGGCCGGCTGATCGCCGACACCCTGGGATTGGCGCGCCGTACCGCGCCGGGGGCGCGCATGCTGGTGGTCGGGCCGCCGTGGCCCACCGCCGACGTCCCGGGCAATGTGTGGCGGATCCGCGATGTCCTCAGTACCGAGGCGCGTGTGGTCGGCGCGGAGTTCGTCGACCCGCTCGCCGAGCGGTGGTTCGTCGGCCTGCCCGACCTGATCGGACCGGACGGCGTACACCCCACCGACGCCGGTCATGCCTACATGGCCGACAAGATCGCACCGCTGATCGCGGGTCAGCTTCCGAAGCGGACTTAG
- a CDS encoding NAD-dependent epimerase/dehydratase family protein translates to MRVLITGGTGFVGGWTAKAIADAGHRPRFLVRNPAGLHSSVERLGVDVSDYVVGDITDADSVREALRGCDAVVHAAAVVATDPRQTEQMLATNSAGAHNVLGGAVELGLDPIIHVSSFTALFHPGLTSLRADLPVAGGADGYGQSKAREDLYARGLQDAGAPVNITYPGMVLGPPVGDRLGEAGEGVRAALQMHVIPGRGSAWMVIDVRDLAAMHLALLEPGRGPRRYMAGGQRVPPGELASLLQELSGSPMMALPIPDIALRWAGRVLDQVERALPISTPFTEAGMQYYTQMPESDDTPAERDLGIVFRTPRETLADTIAGIRG, encoded by the coding sequence ATGCGCGTACTGATCACCGGTGGAACCGGATTCGTCGGAGGCTGGACCGCCAAGGCGATCGCCGATGCCGGGCACCGGCCGCGGTTCCTGGTCCGAAACCCGGCGGGCCTGCACAGCAGTGTGGAGCGGCTGGGTGTCGATGTGTCCGACTACGTCGTCGGTGACATCACCGACGCGGACTCGGTGCGCGAGGCGCTGCGCGGCTGCGATGCGGTGGTACACGCTGCCGCGGTGGTGGCCACCGACCCACGCCAGACGGAGCAGATGTTGGCCACGAACTCGGCCGGGGCCCACAACGTGCTCGGCGGAGCGGTCGAGCTGGGACTGGACCCGATCATTCACGTCTCCAGCTTCACCGCGCTGTTTCACCCGGGCCTGACGTCCTTGCGGGCTGACCTGCCGGTGGCCGGTGGCGCAGACGGTTACGGACAGTCGAAAGCCCGTGAAGACCTTTATGCGCGCGGCCTGCAGGACGCCGGTGCCCCCGTCAACATCACCTACCCGGGCATGGTGCTCGGACCTCCGGTCGGAGACCGGCTGGGGGAGGCCGGCGAAGGAGTGCGGGCGGCGCTGCAGATGCATGTCATCCCCGGGCGTGGCAGTGCCTGGATGGTGATCGACGTTCGTGACCTCGCGGCCATGCACCTGGCGCTGCTGGAGCCGGGCCGTGGTCCGCGCCGCTACATGGCCGGTGGCCAGCGGGTACCGCCGGGAGAGTTGGCGAGCCTGCTCCAAGAGCTGTCGGGTTCTCCCATGATGGCGCTGCCGATTCCGGACATCGCCTTGCGTTGGGCGGGCCGCGTCTTGGATCAGGTCGAGCGAGCGCTTCCGATCTCGACTCCGTTCACCGAAGCCGGGATGCAGTACTACACCCAGATGCCCGAATCCGATGACACCCCTGCCGAGCGCGATCTCGGCATCGTGTTCCGAACCCCCCGGGAAACACTGGCCGACACCATTGCCGGGATCCGCGGTTAG
- a CDS encoding GlxA family transcriptional regulator: protein MTDAGAGARLVVIVVFDDVTMLDVAGAAEVFVEANRFGANYAVTIASVDGRDVTTSIGARLGVTDSLAAIDSADTVLVAGGDHLPRRAIDPALVEAVRSVAGRTRRLASICTGSFILAQAGMLSGRRATTHWHDARLFARAFPDITVEPDAIFIRDGDVYTSAGVSAGIDLALALVEMDHGSKLVREVARWLVVYLKRAGGQSQFSALVEADPPPQSALRKVTDAIVADPADDHSVNALARRAALSSRQLTRLFQAELGTTPARYVETVRIDAARAALDAGHSVTESAHRAGFGSPETLRRVFTDHLGVSPKAYRDRFRTTVR, encoded by the coding sequence GTGACTGACGCCGGTGCCGGGGCGCGGCTGGTGGTGATCGTCGTCTTTGACGACGTGACGATGCTCGATGTCGCAGGGGCCGCGGAAGTCTTCGTCGAAGCCAATCGGTTTGGCGCGAACTATGCGGTCACGATCGCCTCGGTGGATGGCCGCGATGTGACGACCTCGATCGGCGCCCGGTTGGGTGTCACCGACAGCCTCGCCGCCATCGATTCTGCCGACACCGTGTTGGTGGCCGGGGGCGACCATCTGCCCCGGCGCGCCATCGACCCCGCACTCGTCGAAGCAGTCAGGTCGGTGGCCGGTCGGACACGGCGCCTGGCGTCCATCTGCACCGGGTCGTTCATCTTGGCTCAGGCCGGCATGCTCAGCGGCCGTCGTGCCACCACTCACTGGCACGACGCCCGGTTGTTCGCGCGAGCATTTCCCGACATCACGGTCGAGCCGGACGCCATCTTCATCCGCGATGGTGACGTCTACACTTCGGCCGGCGTGTCAGCCGGTATCGACCTCGCGTTGGCGTTGGTCGAAATGGATCACGGCAGCAAGCTGGTTCGCGAGGTCGCTCGGTGGTTGGTGGTCTATCTCAAACGCGCAGGCGGACAGTCACAATTCTCGGCGCTGGTCGAGGCCGATCCGCCGCCGCAGTCCGCGCTGCGCAAGGTTACCGATGCGATCGTGGCCGACCCGGCCGACGACCACAGCGTGAACGCACTCGCCCGGCGAGCGGCCTTGAGCAGCCGTCAACTGACCAGGCTGTTTCAGGCCGAGCTCGGGACCACCCCGGCCCGCTACGTCGAAACGGTACGTATCGATGCCGCCCGTGCCGCGCTCGACGCCGGCCACAGCGTCACCGAGTCCGCGCACCGAGCAGGTTTCGGCAGCCCCGAAACTCTCCGTCGGGTATTCACCGACCACCTAGGCGTGTCGCCGAAGGCCTACCGGGATCGGTTCCGCACGACGGTCCGCTGA
- a CDS encoding UbiD family decarboxylase: protein MTFATGIPHRNNVTEPVDTGPDMRSWLATLEAADQLRRITVPVDWNEEIGAITRANLSLGGPALLFENIVGHNDTRCTKLVTSALGSRRQLLLMLDLPEGTSDSQIVAHLRDAFRKPIPPRVVQTGPVKENVVEGAAIDLNELPVPKWHGEDGGRYIDTYCGVVTQDKVTGRDNIGLYRGMIIDRDKIAKLLVPSQGGGGHMAEYKPEPMPVAVVYGWHDVLPFCAGSPFPKSICEWDMMGALLERPVDLVACESVPLHVPASAEIVVEGFIDPDPATFAMEGPFAEYPGFIGDAAPAPVLRVTCITHRNDPVLRGTLEGIRPGMLNEDSIVNFARSAITWNALDDLGIGGITDLWMTEVTNGQNTLVQIQKRYRGHAQQIAAALWGTGGAVWFHKNVVVVEEDIDLHDPAALDWAMSYRVNAGLGDIAFFGPGFGSSLDPSTPPERNDANKYGAGEWTRVLVDATRSWEVAPREVWGGRRFPPTDRLAPELESRVAARWAEYGIGIPYLDDKGREMLTLEKLSKRFPAV, encoded by the coding sequence ATGACTTTCGCAACAGGCATTCCCCACCGCAACAACGTCACTGAGCCAGTCGATACCGGTCCGGATATGCGTAGCTGGCTTGCCACTCTGGAGGCCGCGGACCAGTTACGCCGCATCACCGTTCCGGTCGACTGGAACGAAGAGATCGGCGCGATCACCCGCGCCAACCTTTCCCTGGGCGGGCCCGCATTGCTGTTCGAGAACATCGTCGGCCACAACGACACCCGATGCACCAAGCTCGTAACGTCGGCGCTCGGGAGTCGGCGCCAACTCCTGTTGATGTTGGATCTGCCCGAGGGCACCAGCGATTCGCAGATCGTGGCGCACCTTCGAGATGCCTTCAGAAAGCCCATTCCACCGCGCGTGGTGCAGACCGGTCCGGTCAAGGAGAACGTCGTCGAGGGCGCCGCTATCGACCTGAATGAGCTGCCCGTGCCGAAGTGGCATGGCGAAGACGGCGGCCGTTACATCGACACCTACTGCGGTGTGGTCACCCAAGACAAAGTGACGGGCCGCGACAACATCGGCCTTTACCGGGGCATGATCATCGACCGCGACAAGATCGCCAAACTCCTGGTGCCGAGTCAGGGCGGGGGCGGTCATATGGCGGAGTACAAGCCGGAGCCGATGCCGGTTGCCGTCGTTTACGGTTGGCACGACGTGCTGCCGTTCTGCGCCGGCAGTCCCTTCCCGAAAAGCATCTGCGAATGGGACATGATGGGCGCTTTACTCGAGCGCCCAGTCGATCTGGTCGCCTGCGAGTCAGTTCCGCTACACGTACCGGCGTCGGCGGAGATCGTGGTCGAAGGGTTTATCGATCCAGACCCCGCGACGTTCGCCATGGAGGGCCCGTTCGCGGAGTACCCCGGTTTCATCGGCGATGCGGCACCCGCGCCGGTCCTGCGCGTCACCTGCATCACCCACCGCAATGATCCGGTGCTGCGCGGAACCCTCGAGGGCATTCGGCCCGGGATGTTGAATGAGGACAGCATCGTCAACTTCGCGCGATCGGCGATCACCTGGAACGCCCTCGACGATCTGGGGATCGGTGGTATCACCGACCTCTGGATGACAGAGGTCACCAACGGTCAGAACACCCTGGTGCAGATCCAAAAGCGATACCGGGGTCATGCGCAACAGATCGCCGCGGCGCTATGGGGAACCGGCGGCGCGGTCTGGTTCCACAAGAATGTCGTGGTTGTCGAGGAAGACATCGATCTCCATGACCCGGCGGCGCTGGACTGGGCCATGTCATACCGAGTCAACGCCGGTCTGGGCGATATCGCCTTCTTCGGACCGGGTTTCGGGTCATCACTGGATCCATCGACTCCGCCGGAGCGCAACGACGCTAACAAGTACGGCGCCGGAGAATGGACCCGGGTCCTCGTCGACGCCACCCGCAGCTGGGAGGTCGCACCCCGGGAGGTGTGGGGTGGGCGCCGCTTCCCGCCGACCGATCGGCTCGCTCCCGAACTGGAATCTCGAGTCGCCGCCCGGTGGGCAGAGTATGGGATCGGTATCCCCTACCTCGATGACAAGGGGCGCGAAATGCTGACTCTGGAGAAGCTGAGCAAGCGGTTTCCGGCGGTGTAG
- a CDS encoding UbiX family flavin prenyltransferase: MRLVVAMTGATGATLGIRLLETLGELGVETHLVLSEWARATIKIETDATVADVRALATHSYSARDLAAAISSGSFRTDGMVVCPCSMKTLSAIRIGFSDNLITRAADVTLKERRKLVLVAREAPLSEIHLENMHYLARAGAVIFPPTVAYYSRPSSVDEVTDYVVGRVIDQLGIEHSLINRWKDDAAARLAIVRRAK, from the coding sequence ATGCGCCTAGTCGTCGCGATGACCGGAGCAACGGGCGCCACCTTGGGCATCCGCCTGTTGGAAACCCTCGGAGAGCTGGGTGTGGAGACGCACCTGGTCCTCAGCGAGTGGGCACGGGCGACGATCAAGATCGAGACCGATGCCACCGTCGCCGATGTCCGAGCACTGGCCACCCACAGCTACAGCGCTAGGGATCTCGCAGCGGCAATTTCCAGTGGATCCTTTCGCACCGACGGCATGGTTGTGTGCCCGTGCAGCATGAAGACGTTGAGCGCCATCCGAATCGGCTTCAGCGACAACCTGATCACCCGCGCCGCCGATGTCACGCTCAAGGAGCGACGCAAGCTGGTTCTGGTCGCTCGGGAAGCGCCGCTGAGCGAGATTCACCTGGAGAACATGCATTACCTGGCGCGTGCCGGCGCGGTGATCTTCCCGCCGACCGTCGCCTACTACAGCCGGCCCAGCTCCGTCGACGAGGTGACCGACTACGTGGTCGGCCGCGTCATCGATCAGCTCGGAATCGAACACTCGTTGATCAACCGTTGGAAGGACGATGCTGCAGCTCGGCTGGCAATCGTGAGGAGAGCGAAATGA
- a CDS encoding SDR family oxidoreductase: MSETKPTRRILITGASKGIGRAVADRLAADGVEPIGIARTAPQDFPGKFYAVDLADRSATATTLGAILADGPVDAVVNNVGFARFGRIGSVDLEDLFDTYDLNVRTAVQVVQAVLPGMLSQGWGRIVNVTSLTALGTPERTPYAAAKAALDACTRIWAAELAATGITVNAVAPGPTETEMYRERSPIGSERESRFLQSIPMGRVGRPPEIAHAICFLLHEDASYITGQIIRVDGGGSIGG; encoded by the coding sequence ATGTCCGAGACCAAGCCGACACGGCGAATATTGATCACCGGTGCGTCCAAGGGCATCGGTCGGGCCGTCGCAGACCGGCTGGCCGCGGATGGCGTCGAGCCGATCGGTATCGCCCGCACCGCACCCCAGGATTTCCCGGGCAAGTTCTACGCGGTGGACCTGGCCGACCGCTCGGCGACTGCCACGACTTTGGGTGCGATCCTCGCCGACGGACCTGTCGACGCGGTGGTCAACAACGTCGGTTTCGCGCGGTTCGGTCGAATCGGTTCGGTCGATCTCGAGGACTTGTTCGACACCTATGACCTCAACGTGCGCACGGCTGTGCAGGTCGTCCAAGCAGTGTTGCCGGGAATGCTTAGTCAAGGCTGGGGGCGCATTGTCAATGTCACAAGCCTGACGGCATTAGGTACTCCCGAACGCACGCCCTATGCCGCCGCCAAGGCAGCCCTGGACGCTTGTACCCGGATTTGGGCTGCCGAGTTGGCCGCCACGGGCATCACCGTGAATGCCGTTGCGCCGGGCCCCACTGAAACGGAGATGTACCGCGAGCGAAGCCCGATCGGATCCGAGCGGGAAAGCCGTTTCCTGCAGAGCATCCCGATGGGTCGCGTCGGAAGGCCACCGGAGATTGCGCACGCGATCTGCTTCCTGCTGCACGAAGACGCCTCGTACATCACCGGGCAGATCATCCGGGTAGACGGTGGCGGAAGCATCGGCGGTTAA
- a CDS encoding HD domain-containing protein, which produces MTRAVDTIAGVAIPDTALVRETTEYIRDVESDLLFHHSRRVFLFGALHGRLRGLAPDLELLYVGAMFHDLGLTERYRDSQLRFEVDSANAAHDFLRQAGINESDARKVWLGIALHTTPGVPEFLDPEIALVTAGVETDVLGIGRAELPAHLLDAVTDAHPRPDFKRRILHAFTEGVRHRPDSTFGTVNADVLAHFDPSFVRGDFVETILGNAWPE; this is translated from the coding sequence ATGACCAGAGCAGTTGACACCATCGCCGGCGTTGCGATTCCCGACACCGCGCTGGTGCGGGAGACCACCGAGTACATCCGCGACGTCGAAAGCGACCTGTTGTTTCATCATTCCCGCCGGGTTTTCCTCTTCGGAGCGCTGCACGGCCGCCTACGCGGTCTGGCACCCGACTTGGAACTGCTGTACGTGGGGGCGATGTTTCACGATCTGGGCTTGACCGAGCGCTATCGCGACTCGCAGCTGCGCTTCGAGGTGGACAGCGCCAACGCTGCCCACGACTTTCTGCGCCAGGCAGGCATCAACGAATCCGATGCCCGCAAGGTCTGGTTGGGGATCGCGTTGCACACCACCCCCGGTGTGCCGGAATTTCTGGACCCGGAGATCGCTCTGGTCACCGCCGGCGTCGAAACCGATGTGCTCGGTATCGGCCGCGCCGAGCTGCCGGCGCACTTACTCGACGCGGTGACCGACGCGCACCCGCGACCGGACTTTAAGCGCCGGATCCTGCATGCCTTCACCGAAGGTGTCCGGCACCGCCCTGACAGCACTTTCGGCACGGTGAACGCCGACGTGCTCGCGCACTTCGACCCGTCTTTTGTCCGCGGTGATTTCGTCGAGACGATTCTCGGCAACGCTTGGCCCGAGTAG
- the aceA gene encoding isocitrate lyase ICL2: MTTIETNPTASTPVERDVDADVAAVQKYFDSPRFEGITRLYSARQVVEQRGTIPSDYIVAREAATAFYTRLRELFAAKKSITTFGPYSPGQAVVMKRVGIEGIYLGGWATSAKGSITEDPGPDLASYPLSQVPDEAAGLVRALLTADRNQQYLRLKMTDEQRAATPAVDYRPFIIADADTGHGGDPHVRNLIRRFVEAGVPGYHIEDQRPGTKKCGHQGGKVLVPSDEQIKRLNTARFQLDLMGVPGIIVARTDAEAANLVESRGDERDQPFILGTTNLKIPSYKSCFLAMTRQFYNSGITEINGHLLYALPEGEYAAADAWLERHGITASIAKAAEGWRGDGRTSVDGLFDDIESKFVEAWQNDAGLMTFGDAVAEMLEFAEREGEPKEMSAAQWREFAARAPLYTARQKAAELNADPGWDCERAKTPEGYFQVRGGIPYAIAKSLAAAPFADLLWMETKTADLADAREFAEAIHAQYPDQMLAYNLSPSFNWDTTGMTDEQMRAFPAELGKMGFVFNFITYGGHQVDGVASEEFAATLLQDGMLALARLQRKMRLVESPYRTPQTLVGGPRSDAALAASSGRTATTKAMGAGSTQHQHLVQTEVPKKLLEDWLALWAEHYQLGEKLRVQLRPTRPGSDVLELGIYGEGDDKLANVIVDPIKDRHGRSILTVRDQNTFAEKLRQKRLMDLTHLWLIHRFKAAAVHYVTPTQDNLYQTEKMKEHGIFSSVNQEVGEIIVADVNQPRIDELLASDRAALGKLISKEG, translated from the coding sequence ATGACGACGATCGAGACGAACCCGACGGCAAGCACACCGGTCGAACGCGATGTCGACGCCGACGTCGCAGCGGTGCAGAAGTACTTCGACAGCCCCCGGTTCGAAGGCATCACCCGTCTCTACAGCGCCCGCCAAGTCGTCGAACAGCGCGGCACCATCCCGTCGGACTACATCGTGGCTCGCGAAGCGGCGACCGCGTTCTACACGCGGCTGCGTGAGCTGTTCGCCGCCAAGAAGAGCATCACCACCTTCGGCCCGTATTCCCCCGGCCAGGCGGTGGTGATGAAGCGAGTCGGCATCGAGGGCATCTATCTCGGCGGCTGGGCCACCTCGGCGAAGGGCTCCATCACCGAGGACCCGGGTCCCGACCTGGCCAGCTACCCGCTCAGTCAGGTTCCCGACGAGGCCGCCGGACTGGTGCGTGCCCTGCTCACCGCCGACCGCAACCAGCAGTACCTGCGCCTGAAGATGACCGACGAGCAGCGCGCCGCCACTCCGGCCGTGGACTACCGGCCGTTCATCATCGCCGACGCCGACACCGGGCACGGCGGTGATCCGCACGTGCGCAATCTGATCCGGCGCTTCGTGGAGGCCGGTGTCCCCGGTTACCACATCGAGGATCAGCGTCCCGGCACCAAGAAGTGCGGCCACCAAGGTGGCAAAGTCCTGGTGCCCTCCGACGAGCAGATCAAACGGCTGAACACCGCCCGATTCCAGTTGGACCTGATGGGCGTGCCCGGCATCATCGTCGCGCGCACCGACGCCGAGGCGGCGAACCTGGTCGAGAGCCGGGGCGACGAACGTGACCAGCCGTTCATCCTGGGCACCACGAACTTGAAGATCCCGTCCTACAAGTCCTGTTTCCTGGCAATGACGCGGCAGTTCTACAACTCTGGCATCACCGAGATCAACGGTCACCTGCTCTACGCCCTGCCCGAGGGCGAGTACGCCGCCGCGGACGCCTGGCTGGAACGCCACGGCATCACCGCGTCGATCGCCAAGGCCGCCGAAGGCTGGCGCGGTGATGGGCGCACCTCGGTGGACGGCCTCTTCGACGACATCGAATCGAAGTTCGTCGAAGCGTGGCAGAACGATGCCGGGCTGATGACGTTCGGGGACGCCGTCGCCGAGATGCTCGAATTCGCCGAGCGTGAAGGCGAGCCCAAAGAGATGAGCGCCGCGCAGTGGCGGGAGTTCGCCGCCCGGGCACCGCTTTACACCGCCCGGCAGAAGGCCGCGGAACTCAACGCCGATCCCGGCTGGGATTGCGAACGGGCCAAGACTCCCGAGGGCTACTTCCAGGTGCGTGGCGGCATTCCCTACGCGATCGCCAAGTCGCTAGCCGCCGCCCCCTTCGCCGACCTGTTGTGGATGGAGACCAAGACCGCCGACCTCGCCGACGCCCGCGAGTTCGCCGAGGCGATCCACGCCCAGTACCCCGACCAGATGCTCGCCTACAACCTGTCCCCCTCGTTCAACTGGGACACCACCGGCATGACGGACGAGCAGATGCGGGCCTTCCCCGCCGAGCTCGGCAAGATGGGTTTCGTCTTCAACTTCATCACCTACGGAGGCCACCAGGTCGACGGTGTGGCCTCCGAGGAGTTCGCGGCCACCCTGTTGCAGGACGGCATGCTGGCGCTGGCCCGACTGCAGCGCAAGATGCGGCTGGTGGAGTCGCCCTACCGCACGCCGCAGACCCTGGTCGGCGGGCCACGCAGCGACGCTGCGCTGGCCGCGTCGTCGGGCCGCACCGCCACCACCAAGGCGATGGGCGCCGGGTCCACCCAGCATCAGCATCTGGTGCAGACCGAGGTGCCCAAGAAGCTGCTGGAGGACTGGCTGGCGTTGTGGGCCGAGCACTACCAGCTCGGCGAGAAGCTGCGGGTGCAGCTGCGACCCACCCGTCCCGGCTCCGATGTGCTGGAACTGGGGATCTACGGCGAGGGCGACGACAAACTCGCCAACGTGATCGTCGACCCGATCAAGGACCGGCACGGTCGCAGCATCTTGACGGTCCGCGACCAGAACACCTTCGCCGAGAAGCTGCGCCAGAAGCGGCTGATGGACTTGACCCACTTGTGGCTGATCCACCGGTTCAAAGCCGCGGCGGTGCACTACGTCACGCCGACCCAGGACAACCTGTACCAGACCGAGAAGATGAAGGAGCACGGCATCTTCAGCAGCGTCAACCAGGAGGTCGGCGAGATCATCGTCGCCGATGTCAACCAGCCGCGCATCGACGAGCTGCTGGCCTCCGACCGGGCGGCACTGGGCAAGCTGATCAGCAAAGAGGGCTGA
- a CDS encoding fatty acyl-AMP ligase, whose protein sequence is MTRSQRSTPLKGLVQIEECLDACGGIVLPPGETLISLIDRNIANVGDAVAFRYLDYAGQVEGQAVELTWTQLGERLRAVGARLQSLTAPGDRVAILAPQGLDYVTGFYAAVKCATVAVPLFAPELPGHTERLDTALRDATPAVVLTTAAVRHIVDDFLGKLPQQLQPRVVVIDEIPDSAGEDFVPVDIDVDDVSHLQYTSGTTRPPVGVQVTHRSVATNLLQMILSIDMLDRNTHGLSWLPLYHDMGLSMIGFPAVYGGHSTLISPTAFIRRPQRWINALSDASRRGRVVTAAPNFAYELTAARGLPAPDADIDLSNVVMIIGSEPVNMAAITTFNGAFAPYGLPPTAIKPSYGIAEATLFVATIAPDAEASVLYLDRDQLGAGRAVPVAADAPGAVAQVSCGQVARSLSAVIVDAEAGAEVPDGSIGEIWLHGDNVTAGYWGRPDETRHAFGARLRSRPDHGSHAGPTPADGAWLRTGDLGFYLDGELYVTGRTVDLMTLAGRGHYPQDIEATVAAASPMVRDGYVVAFAVPAEGAEQLVIVAERATGTGRKDPAPAIAAVRAEVRRVHGVSAADIQFVRAGAIPRTTSGKLGRTACREQYVAGTLGVH, encoded by the coding sequence ATGACACGGTCGCAGCGCTCGACGCCCCTCAAGGGACTGGTTCAGATCGAAGAGTGCTTGGACGCGTGCGGCGGTATTGTGCTGCCGCCGGGCGAAACCCTGATCTCGCTGATCGACCGCAATATCGCCAACGTTGGGGATGCGGTGGCGTTCCGCTACCTCGACTACGCCGGTCAGGTGGAGGGCCAGGCGGTCGAGCTGACCTGGACGCAACTCGGCGAGCGACTGCGCGCCGTCGGGGCCCGGTTGCAAAGTCTCACAGCTCCCGGCGATCGGGTGGCGATCCTGGCGCCGCAGGGACTGGACTACGTCACGGGGTTCTATGCGGCCGTCAAGTGCGCAACCGTCGCGGTGCCGCTGTTCGCTCCCGAACTCCCGGGGCACACCGAGCGACTCGACACCGCATTGCGAGACGCCACTCCGGCTGTGGTTCTGACGACGGCTGCGGTGCGACACATCGTCGATGATTTTCTGGGCAAGCTGCCCCAGCAGTTGCAGCCCCGCGTGGTGGTCATCGACGAGATACCGGATTCGGCGGGGGAGGACTTCGTGCCCGTCGACATCGACGTCGACGACGTGTCGCACCTGCAGTACACCTCGGGCACCACGCGGCCACCGGTCGGTGTGCAGGTGACCCACCGCTCGGTGGCCACCAACCTGCTGCAGATGATTCTGTCCATCGACATGCTGGATCGAAACACGCACGGGCTCAGCTGGTTACCGCTGTATCACGATATGGGTCTATCGATGATCGGATTTCCGGCGGTCTATGGCGGACACTCCACGCTGATCTCGCCGACGGCGTTCATCCGGCGACCGCAGCGCTGGATCAATGCGCTGTCGGACGCCTCGCGGCGCGGCCGGGTGGTCACCGCCGCACCGAACTTCGCCTATGAGTTGACCGCGGCACGGGGCCTGCCGGCTCCGGATGCCGACATCGACCTGTCGAACGTCGTGATGATCATCGGATCCGAACCGGTGAACATGGCGGCGATCACCACATTCAACGGGGCATTCGCGCCGTACGGGTTGCCGCCCACCGCCATCAAGCCGTCCTACGGGATCGCCGAGGCCACGCTGTTTGTCGCCACCATCGCTCCCGATGCGGAGGCGAGCGTGCTGTACCTGGACCGCGATCAACTCGGTGCCGGCCGCGCGGTGCCGGTGGCCGCCGACGCCCCGGGCGCGGTGGCCCAGGTGTCGTGCGGGCAGGTGGCCCGCAGTCTGTCGGCGGTGATCGTCGACGCCGAGGCCGGCGCGGAAGTGCCCGACGGGAGTATCGGCGAGATCTGGCTGCACGGCGACAACGTGACCGCCGGCTACTGGGGCCGGCCCGACGAGACCCGGCACGCGTTCGGCGCCCGCCTGCGTTCTCGGCCGGACCACGGCAGCCACGCCGGGCCTACACCCGCCGACGGCGCGTGGTTGCGCACCGGTGACCTGGGCTTCTATCTCGACGGTGAGCTCTACGTGACCGGTCGCACCGTGGATCTGATGACCCTGGCGGGGCGCGGTCACTATCCGCAGGACATCGAAGCCACCGTGGCGGCGGCCTCACCGATGGTTCGTGACGGTTATGTGGTCGCCTTCGCGGTGCCGGCCGAGGGCGCCGAGCAGCTGGTGATCGTCGCCGAGCGCGCGACCGGCACCGGCCGCAAAGATCCCGCGCCGGCGATCGCGGCCGTCCGTGCCGAGGTGCGGCGGGTGCATGGGGTGAGCGCCGCCGATATCCAATTCGTCCGAGCCGGCGCCATCCCTCGCACCACCAGTGGAAAGCTCGGCCGCACCGCGTGCCGCGAGCAGTATGTGGCGGGCACGCTCGGGGTGCACTGA